The Halobacteriovorax sp. DA5 genome includes the window AAGGCGAATTTCAATGGCCGTATTACATGAGCGGCGAGTTTTGATAGATTCAATCCCCTCCTTAGATGGGATATTCATAACTGGTCTTTTTTCTTGTTCTTTTTGTAAAGCGACCTGTTCTTCGAATTCTTCGATAAGCTTATTTAGAGGCGTTGGTGCTTTAGCTGTGCGCTCCTCTTCTACTGGAAAATTTTTAGCAGCAGGGAACATCACTAGAACATCGTTTTCTGATTGTGGATTTGTATCAATTAGTTTCATTAAATTTAATTCCTCATAATAAGCATTTATAGCGTTCAATTGCCGTCGCTATTTATAAAGCATAACCTAGGCCAAGAATAATTGGGATAAGCTATGTAAATTTGGCAGGTTATAAAAAATGAACGTCAATTATTTGGTCAGGCAAGGTGTTCATTAGACAAATTTCTCTCGCAATATCAAACACTTAGTCATATTTTATTTAGTCCCCAACTTGCGAGATATCATGAGCGTGGTACAATATTGGAGTGAAAAGAATCAACTGTATGCAATGCAAATATTATTTTAGTACTTGGGACAAGGACGCTCCTCGTGGATGTCGTAAATTTAATATGAAATCCACAAATATGCCTTACATCCTCGTTCGCCAATCGAGTGGCTCGGATTGCAGCTTCTTTGAACAAAAAGAACACTTGAAGAAGAAAAAGAGTAAATTAGACGATCTTAATGACCCAAGCCTGTGGTAATCGACATATATCAAATTAGTATAACAACTATTCCATAATATTATTTCTAATATAAACAAAAACATCATATATAAGCCTCATCAATCAAGTATGTGAGGTGCAAAATGAAAAAAGAGATCCTATTAACGTCATTAATTATGATGAACCCTGTAGCAAACCTACAAGCAAAAGAGATTACTGAAGTCAGAACACAAATGCTTTCAAATTATGAAACCCTGGCCAATTTATCATTTGAATCTAATAAGTCTTTCGACGGTCATTATTGGACATATAACGATGAACTAAACGATGCCACTAAACACTATCGTAAATTTAAATGGGCAATCGAAATTAGAGACAATAGCGATGAGACGATGACTCATACTGAAGATGAATTAAAAATGGAGTATTTTTTAGTTCTCCATCAAGTATTTGAAGATGGATATATCCTGAGCTCTGAAAATGACTACCGTGTTGATCGTTTAACAAGTAAAAGGTTCAAGCTATATAACTGTGACTCATCACTTAATTGCCAAAGTGATTACGCCAATACAGAAATGATTCTTGAGAATATCGGCGGTGAGAAAGTTCTTCTCATTAAGAATCTTAAGAATGTATTTTCACAAAATAATTATGAAGACGTTTTCTTCGTTCAAACTAAGTAAGTAGAAAGAAATTTGTGAATTCAAAAGAAGTTCTAGAATATTTGTTAACTCCCCTTGATCAATCTCAAGGGGATGTCTTTAAAGAAGTTATTTGTGAGATCGAGCAATTAGAGATTCGTTTAATTGCATCGATGAATCCTAATTGGGCCAAGCTTGCTAAATCTCGTCTGCTCTCTTCAAACACTGCTTCAAGAGCAATTGATAATAGCTTAGCAAGATGGGATGAGGCCAATCGTTACATCAGCGAATGTATACAAGATGAAAAGACGCTTAGCTTTGAGATCATCACGAAAATTAACTCCATCTACAATGCTAAGAATTCACAAATCAGAGAAACTCCTATCTACGGGGGTGGTATCGAGTTTATAAGGCCACAGTATCTAGAGGAAGCAAAAGTGCTCCTTACTGATAACCTGTTAAATGATGTCGATATGTGCTTTTATGAGAAGGCCTTTCACCTGTATCAATGGATCGTAAGTCTTCATTTCTTTGATAACGGAAATGGCCGAACTTCAAGGCTATGCGCTGATTACATACTCATGCAAAACGGAAAGCTTCCTATATGCTTCCAGTCGAGTGTCCGCTCTCATGTGGCCCAAATGCTTGAGGATAGGAAGGTGAACAAAGAAGATAAATTTCTTAGTTTCTTAAAAGCAATAAAGCGAAGCTATGAAATTGTCTTAGAGATTTGAGTCTGGCAGCTCAATACCTTGCTCATAATAAGTTGGCCCGGCCTCTTGAATCATTCCACCGCCAAGACACACTTCCTCACCTTCTAAATTCGTATAAAAGACAATTGATTGGCGTTTGGCAATAGCACGCTGAGGAGTATCAAAGTCAACTCTAACAAAGTCTTCAGAAACTTCAGTGATCGTACACTCTTGATCTTTTTGACGATAGCGAATCTTGGCCTTAAGCTTCATTCCAACTTCAGGCATAAATTCCTCATCAACCCAAGATAGATCTGTGGCAGTAAGATAGTCAGCATAAAGTGCACCGTGTTTTTCGCCGCGTTCAACGATAACGACATTGCGCTCAGTATCTTTACCAACAACAAACCAAGGCTCACCTGGCCCACCAAGGCCTAGGCCCTTTCTCTGGCCAATTGTATAAAAGGCGCTACCACTGTGGCGGCCAACTTTAGTTCCATCAAGAAGTTCGAAGTCGCCTTCTTTGATATGGATATAATTTGAAAGGAAGTTTTTAAAATTTCTCTCACCGATAAAACAGATTCCTGTTGAATCTTTCTTATCATGAGTAATAAGGTCATACTTCTTTGCAATCTCTCTTACCTGTGGCTTTTCAATGGCACCAACTGGGAAAAGAACCTTATCTAGAACTTTTGATTTGATTGTGTAGAGAAAGTAAGTTTGATCTTTGTTATTATCAAGGCCTTTAATAAGTTTAGACTTACCGTCAATCTTCTTTGTCTGGCAGTAGTGCCCAGTTGCAAGAAAATCTGCACCAAGCTCCATGGCCTTATTGAAGAAAACTTTGAATTTAATCTCACGGTTACAAAGAATATCAGGATTAGGTGTAAAGCCCTGTTCATATTCCTCAAGAAAGTTTGCAAATACGTTGTCACGATACTCTTTTACAAAGTCCACAGAGTAGTATGGAATATCAAGCTTTTCACAAACGGCAACAACATCTTCAAACTCTAGAGATGCTTTACAATTTCCGTTTTCATCCTGCTCTTCCCAATTTTTCATGAACATGCCAATGACGTTATAGCCTTGCTCTTTTAACAAAGCTGCACATACAGAAGAATCGACTCCTCCGCTCATTCCGACAATGACTGTTTTACCGTTACCTACATTTTCCATGTGCCTTATTTAGCACATTTAGGGGTTATAGGTCTAGTGCCCATGAAGCAATGGCCATAGCAATATTGTTAGTGGCGTGATGTAAAGTCTTAATATTGAGTGCGTTCACATGATCTGCCGGAGTATGGATGCGAGAAGCATTTGAATCACTCTCCCAATTTTGGGTAAAGACCACACTTGGGATATTAAACTTTTGAAATGACGTATTATCACCGTAGACGAAATCATATGGCGTGATGCTAAAATCCACACGAAATGTCCCCTCGGAAGACTTCGTATAGAATCTTTGAGCAATAGACTTTTCGGCCTTATGAAGACCAGAGCTAGCAGGAGAATAATAGAGTCTCATATTCCCAAGCTTCTGCTCTTTATCTTGAGTGAGAGTATCGTAACCAAGCATAACCAATTCTACATAAGAATAGACCCTGATGCCCTTTTCAAGATTTAGGTTTTTTACATAGTCATATGAACCTAAGAATCCATTTTCACCATAATCGAAGAAAACCACTCGAACTGTTTTTTCAAGATCGAGCTCGGCAAGAATATTGATTAAACTCAAGGCCGCAACAACTCCAGAAGCATTATTATCAGCACCTGGTTGACGTCCTTTATTTACAACTGCAAAGTTTTTTAGATCATAAGCGGCCGTATCGTAATGGGCCCCGATGACAATAACATCTTGAGGATTTTTTAGCCCCTTCTTTTCCCAAACAATATTGTATCCATTAACAGACTTAAGGCCATCCACCTGCTGAACTCTTTCATTCGTAAGCTTTTGCCACTTTCGTAAATCTTTTGGACTAAGCTTATCTTTTGTGGCCTCTAAATCCTTTTTAAATAGGGATTTTGCATATTCAACATCTGGAACAAATTTAATTGTCTTAAGAGATGTATTTGTTTTTCGAACATTAGTTTCAATATAGCTAATAATATAATCCTGTGCGGTTTTATGACCACTAGTTCCCACAAAACGATTAGGTCTTGTCTCTTTAACAAAGCTATTAATTAGGGTATCGATATCTTTTTCTGAATTTTTAGATACGGCGTAATAAAGAGAGCGTAATTTCTTAGGAGACCTTTTACTTTTAGAAAGTTTATACGTGTCTTTAAAATTTTTAAATTCTTTTGCTGTCACAGAAAGTGACATCGATAATGCAATAATAAAATACTTCATTTAAAACCCTAGTTCTCTTTTTTTCGGACGAGATTGCGCTTCTTCAAGCTCTTCTTTTTGCTTCTTATTTAGCGGTAGACGGTAAAATTCACCATCGATGAATTGTCCAGTTTGAAAAATTTTTGCGTGACCAATTACCTTAGCACTTGGTCCATTTTTTGTTAAAAAGATAAAATGATCTCCTCTAAACAATATGCCTTCTGACTTGTCATCGAGATCAAAATATATATTTCCATTATTTAAAATATAGAGATTTCCTTTATATCCTTTACCTGTCGAGCTAATTCGACAATAACATTCCACAGGCCTAGATGTGTCAACGACTTCATAATTAACAAAGTGATTGCCAACGATACGCTCAAACGTTAATTCCTTTGCCTTTGCAACGTAAATAAAACCACGAGACATATTGATAGAAACAATTTTACTATCTGGAAGCTTTGGTTTGTTATCAAAAGTTTTATACTGTGTTTGTCCAAGATAATATTGATGCTGGCCTTTATGCTCACCAACAACACTATCGTCATCGTGAAGATAGATAGTGTTCTCTTTGATAAAACTTCGAGCAATATAACGATCAGTTAACTCGATAATTTCTTCATTTGAATAAGCTTGTGAGCGAAGTACTGCTCTTTTTTCAAGTTCAACTCGTGAAATTGTTTTTGAATCCACAAGTTGGCCAATCTTATCAACCTCTGCAGTCTTTAGATCTGCCAAAGGAAGTTTTAAATGAGACATTACCTCATTACTAACCTGAGTTAAGAGATGACAGTCATTTTTGACAGTATCGTTTGGTGCACTTAGCACAAATCGATTTTGAACAGGGATTACCTTACTAAAATGTCCTGTCGCAATCTTTGTGGCCTTAAGAACAGATAATTTTGAATAGAGAGTCTCAAGAACGAGAGTTGCTTTATCAATTGTTGGATTACACCAAATACCTGCAACACGACTCTCTAACAATTTAGAAATAACGCGCTCTTCAAAGGCTCCAGAAGCACTCGTAACATAAAAAGGAATTCCTATTAGTCGACAGATATCCCTGATTTTCTCTTCTGATTCACTTGCCCAAGGACTAAAAATTCTATTGATCTTCTTATTCCACGAAATTTTCTCATATTGTCTAAAGGCCTCTAACTGTTCCTCATCGCCCCTTAGCTCTTCTAGCAATTGCCCTTCAGGAGTAAGCTTTGTTTTAAACTGCTCCAGTAAAGCTTCATCTTCACTAGTGATTTTTTCAAAAAAAGAAATATTGACTCCAATACACTCATGCCCCTGCTTTTTTAAAAGCAGCGCAGTAACGGCCGAGTCAATACCGCCATCCATCCCGACGATAATCCTCTCTTTTTTCATATCTTTCTTAGCAAATTGCATAATTAAATTATAAGTGATTTTAGAAATTTAAACAGGGTAAATTTAAATTTATCAAAAACTTTATCCCACCAAAAGGCTCATATATTCATTGACATAACTCAACGCAAAATCAGATAATATTCATTCACGACGCAATAACACACGAGGACACAACACAAATTATGAAAACGAGTAAGGGTAATAGTAAAAGAAGCAAGAAGCTAAAATTTATTGATATCTTTTCAGGCGCAGGAGGATTTTCTTGTGGACTTGAAATGGCAGGTTTTGAGTGTGTCATGGGAATTGACTTCAACAAACACGCCATGGATACATTTGCGCATAATCACAAAAAGGCCTATCCATATTGCGGCGACATTTCAAAACTAAGTAACAAAAAAATTAAAGAAGTTCTTGGTGACACTGAAGTTAATCTTGTTGTTGGTGGACCTCCATGCCAAGGTTTTTCAACTGTTGGCCCGGGAAACCCAGACGATATTAGAAATAAACTTTTTCTTGAATTCGTAAGAGTTGTGAAACTAACTAATCCAGAATTCGTTGTAATTGAAAATGTGACAGGACTACTTGCTAAGAAGAATGAATCAACATTAAAGGCAATCTTTAAGAAATTCAATTCCCTTGGATACAACCTAGACGTTAAGGTTATGAGTTCTCAAAACTATGGTGTACCTGAAAAAAGACGCCGTACAATCTTTATTGGAAGTCGAGTTAACGAGAAAGTAGAATTTCCAAAAATTACTCACGATACAATTGTAGCAAAAACATATCGCCCACCAGTTACTGTTGGTGAGGCCCTAAGTGATATTGAAACGAAAGCTGGCCATGTTTTAAATCATGACCTAGATAGTGCTAAGATCAAATCTAAACTAGATTTAAAGCGCATCAAACGTATTCCAGAAGGTAAAGGAATTCGTTACGAAAAAGACGAAAAAATGTATCTTACTCCATCGCTAAAACTTGGTGTTGATTGGAAAACAATGCGCGAGGGGCGATTTAGACAAACAAAGTACCAGAGACTT containing:
- a CDS encoding DNA cytosine methyltransferase; the protein is MKTSKGNSKRSKKLKFIDIFSGAGGFSCGLEMAGFECVMGIDFNKHAMDTFAHNHKKAYPYCGDISKLSNKKIKEVLGDTEVNLVVGGPPCQGFSTVGPGNPDDIRNKLFLEFVRVVKLTNPEFVVIENVTGLLAKKNESTLKAIFKKFNSLGYNLDVKVMSSQNYGVPEKRRRTIFIGSRVNEKVEFPKITHDTIVAKTYRPPVTVGEALSDIETKAGHVLNHDLDSAKIKSKLDLKRIKRIPEGKGIRYEKDEKMYLTPSLKLGVDWKTMREGRFRQTKYQRLDSRSVSPTIMTHRHSYYHPTEHRYLTQREAAKIQSFPNDFEFCGPISAQWRQIGNAVPPLMGKAIGTAIKKMHNAHLKSTEDGKVKKKTKVKSIIEDVRGGAFVYR
- the mnmA gene encoding tRNA 2-thiouridine(34) synthase MnmA, whose product is MENVGNGKTVIVGMSGGVDSSVCAALLKEQGYNVIGMFMKNWEEQDENGNCKASLEFEDVVAVCEKLDIPYYSVDFVKEYRDNVFANFLEEYEQGFTPNPDILCNREIKFKVFFNKAMELGADFLATGHYCQTKKIDGKSKLIKGLDNNKDQTYFLYTIKSKVLDKVLFPVGAIEKPQVREIAKKYDLITHDKKDSTGICFIGERNFKNFLSNYIHIKEGDFELLDGTKVGRHSGSAFYTIGQRKGLGLGGPGEPWFVVGKDTERNVVIVERGEKHGALYADYLTATDLSWVDEEFMPEVGMKLKAKIRYRQKDQECTITEVSEDFVRVDFDTPQRAIAKRQSIVFYTNLEGEEVCLGGGMIQEAGPTYYEQGIELPDSNL
- a CDS encoding Fic family protein is translated as MNSKEVLEYLLTPLDQSQGDVFKEVICEIEQLEIRLIASMNPNWAKLAKSRLLSSNTASRAIDNSLARWDEANRYISECIQDEKTLSFEIITKINSIYNAKNSQIRETPIYGGGIEFIRPQYLEEAKVLLTDNLLNDVDMCFYEKAFHLYQWIVSLHFFDNGNGRTSRLCADYILMQNGKLPICFQSSVRSHVAQMLEDRKVNKEDKFLSFLKAIKRSYEIVLEI
- a CDS encoding M28 family metallopeptidase; the encoded protein is MKYFIIALSMSLSVTAKEFKNFKDTYKLSKSKRSPKKLRSLYYAVSKNSEKDIDTLINSFVKETRPNRFVGTSGHKTAQDYIISYIETNVRKTNTSLKTIKFVPDVEYAKSLFKKDLEATKDKLSPKDLRKWQKLTNERVQQVDGLKSVNGYNIVWEKKGLKNPQDVIVIGAHYDTAAYDLKNFAVVNKGRQPGADNNASGVVAALSLINILAELDLEKTVRVVFFDYGENGFLGSYDYVKNLNLEKGIRVYSYVELVMLGYDTLTQDKEQKLGNMRLYYSPASSGLHKAEKSIAQRFYTKSSEGTFRVDFSITPYDFVYGDNTSFQKFNIPSVVFTQNWESDSNASRIHTPADHVNALNIKTLHHATNNIAMAIASWALDL